ATATGCATATGCACTAAAATAATGCTTAGATACGATATTGAACAATATAATGGTTGAATGCCTAAGTTGAATATGTtgaacaaatttataatttatcctCTAATCTTTTACTAGCACTATGGACAAATTCTTATAAACAGATCACTTATATTACAAGATTCATCTTCTAAGCAAATTCGTATTTacttgaataattttcttttagatcTTAGGCTATAAGAAAATGTCTCATCTTTTCATATTAATGATCaagatgaaataaaaattgtaaatttacaaaGAGGCTTTTCTCAACCTTTTGACCATAACTTCCCTAAAAATGAAATTGGTGGAGTATTGCATTGATTTAATCCtgaactttatgtatttgcacttcttctttttctgggaAGTCAATATATTTAagctttattttattaaattttgtttaatttaagacTTTTAATGACTAAcctgaaaaaaattcctagagccaccACTGCTTGTATGGCCCGTACAAAATGTAGATCCCAATGAAGAACCCCATTAGTGAACTGCATTAAATTTGCCACACTTGCCTCCTTAGTATGGCAAATTCTAAATAACTCGAGGTAACATACAGCAAGAGAACTCTCCCCGCTCAATCGGTCTTGCCAAAATTTCACCTGTGTTCCATCCACAACTTCATATTGAATGTGGCATGACAAAAAAGGCTAACCCTATCCATTACTTCTCCACAAACTAACTCCATAAGGACCAAGAACTGGGCTAGtacaacaccccccccccccccacctctTCCATTGATTACCACAATTTACTTCTATCACTCTTCTCCATAGAGCATCCCTCTCAAGACCATAatgccacaaccatttccctaaTAAAGCTTTATTAAAAAATCTCAATCTTCTAATACCCAAACCACCTAAAGAAAGTGGAGCGCAAACATTCACCCATTTAACTAGATGGAATTTAGTCTCTTCCCCCAAACCACCTGAAGAGATCTATTTTAGTGTTGAATTCTTAAAGGTCCTACATCACATATTGGTGCAGACAATAGATATAGGCCCCAAATCACACATGTATATGGATGTTGATGCAAGAAGGCAGCCTACCCAACAACTTTATGGATGGATGATGGATGCCTGCTTCAATTGAGCTAGATTGATTTAGTagaacttattttatttaagaatttaattttatttacttttatgtgAAATTgtttaagagtattgttatgCTTGGCTTGATTAGAAAAAATTCTGTTGGAATTTCTTCAACTGGCTTGGTATTCCAGGCAACCTTAGGTGTTGATTCCTATCTtgtccttttcttcttctttttttaaattctaaaattcttTTGAGAATTTAATGCTGCATGACGTGTGTCCACGTATAGATACCAAATTCCTCAAATATAAGCTAACACATATTTTAGACCATCATTTGTAAAGACCTGCTATGTGTCTAGGATTTTCCAATTCTAGATATGGTTCTCCAAGGATTTTCATATAGCAATTTGCACAGCACCTGTACCATGCTTCCTTAAAAAGGATTGGAACAGAATTAGTGTTCTATATTTTCTAAGCATAAATTACCAGAAAAGCATTGGAAATTTCAAGCATACCCCTGCTTAgcaagttcttgaagaagcaAACCATTGCCTGTCCCAATATCAAGAACACTCCATGTAGACAGATATTTATCACCCTGATCAACCAGCTGAGACTTGGTATCATCAACATGATTCGGTAATTGACCATGAGAAATGTCAATACACAAACCTTTGGTCCAAGAAGCAACTAATTCCATGACATCAGCTCCAAACCTATAGAAACAGaggcaaacaaacaaagagaTGAATTCCAGTGAATGTGATATCCTCTCAGTCttccattgtttttttttcccccaccaAAGAGAAATCTACCTAAATCAACAAcctaataataaattaatgaagGTCAAATAGACCAataatttataagaaaacaGCGAAAGATAGGAATATACATAAGAACATTTTATTACAGCACCATCCCCGTCATTTAGCAGATCCAAACATCTTTTCTTGATGAAATTAAAATGTAACAATCCCAGACATACCGACCTTAGTTACCTTAAAGGCCCAAGAGTAATTTAAGCTAATTCAAAAAAATCTATCTCATTAGAAAGTGCATTAAATCATTTTAGAGTTCTTCTCACTAAATTTCAGCAATTCCTTTAGCATAGACCTAAGGTGAAACCTCAAGAATATATCACAGAGAAGATACTGAAGAAGCCATCAGCCACAGTATGTGAAGCAATGCTTCTAACCCAGAAGTTTGTATTTAATGCATGAACCTCTACTTTTACTGATTGAAGTGTATCCAgtgtgtttcaatttttaactCACACTCAAGGTGTAcctcttaagcaatctttcaaaatgtgtaaaattcgCTTCACACGAATTGGATGCATTAACCATTTTGTAATTATTCCTGTCAATTTAGAacgaaattaaaatttaaccaTAAAACATGACTATCCTGCTCCTAACTCGCACACTTTTGACCATTTGTAACATGGCTGGATCATGCTCAAAGAAGTTTCCATATGGTCTCTTTTCCTTTAGGATTCTACATTCCTAGGAGGTAACCCACAACCTCACCATTTACCCCATTCTTTATAGAGGGAGGAAGTGCCATTAGATCTAAAGCTCATTGGCatgtcaaataaatataaaagataaatatCGTGCAAAATAGCAATAATGTAAAAACCCAATTAAGAAAGTTCatggtttcatttttgaaaaaaaaaaaaaaagtaatggaaGTATTGTAATTGACTCTCTAAGTCTCTAATCTATTGCTATTCCCACAAGTCACAACAAACATTGGATAATAACAGAAGAATTTTATATATCCaaataaaaacttaccaaaCTTCACCGGCATGGCCATGTTCGCGAAAATTTGTCAACTCATCAGCATAAGCAGAGTCCCAATAACTCTGAAGCCCTAGCATCGATTGCGCTGCTTCTTCAGCCTCTACTTCCTCCTTGTCAGAACTGCATAGATACAAAACACATCATTTGAAAACCAATTTGCACGCACTATCAACCAATAATGAACAAGCTTCAACATTTCATCTCTGGTAATATTTCAAACAAATCACCTACTCCTAAAACCTCCTAACGCTATACATTTCAAAGTAAATCAGCAACTCCATTTAGCTATAGAAAATTTACATCTAATGCATAATAGTCTTTGAATTAACAAAGATGAATTTGACAGAGCcaaccaaaatttcaaatctcaaCGCGTATTACTCTTACTCTTACACCTTgttcttttaaaatattcagAAAACCTCATCGATTAATTCTAGAAGCTTCATATCACAATCACACATCCAAAATCATAAACAGTTTCAGAACTTcgctaaccaaaaaaaaaaacagaaaccaAGCATTGGAATTCGTAATTCCGCGAtagacattttaaaaaaaaaaatctcggGAAACAAACAGAACGTTAAATAGAAAAAGAGATGGGAGACCTGTAATCGGAGGAAGGGGCGGGGGGGAAGTTGGCGGCGGAGAGGGCGTCGGCGGCGTCGGTCTGGCGCTGGTCATCGTCGAGAGTGCTGCCGTACTCGCTCTTGATGGACCATGAGTCGGCGGCGACGGAGCGCTCGTCGTCGGAGATGAGATCGGAGACCACCGCGCCTCGGCTTTGCTGAGACGAGAGCTCTGGGTCCTCCGGAGCCAATCGGATACCAGCCATTTCTACTATTTCTCGTTTTTCAATacaaggaaagagagagagattgggaAATGAAACGTCAGTGATATTGGGATTTGGGAGTGATGAGATGAGACTCTCTTACTTTCAAATTGTTTTAAGGTTACAACACTGGACTAGTAGTCTATTCTTCTATTTGAACTTTCCGGTTCGGATCTTCCATTTGGATCCACTCTACCACACAGAACAATACCACCCTATACTCTATACTCTATACTCTATACTCTACTCTATACACTGTACACTTCGGTACATATCACATCGCTGTCACGTGATCCGCATCCTTCCTCTCACCTCgaagaaatcttttttttttttaaaaggagaaCTTCAAAGGATTAATGTTGCAATAAGCGATATTTGAAAGAGGAGAAATTCAATAAGGATGGAGTGTAAATCTTTTGGTTTATATCAACCAATGAGAACATGTCGTATCAGCCTTCTATtaaagatttattgtaaaatcaATATATCTTAATACACCTaataacatttataaaaaaaaaaaattatattgcacGTTTTTCTGTTTCTAAAAAAGGTCTTTAAAATCTCATCTCCTGCCTCAGTTTCTCTACCTCTCACCACAAACCTCAACAAACATCTATTTTTCTGCCACATTTCCTTGCCGGGCCTCCGTTCTCCGCCTCATCAATTCGCCGGAGCTGCTATTGAAACCTTGAGAATGGAATATATGACTTCAAGGTCTAGTTTGCTATATTTTGTTGTGGGTTTTACTAGGTTTGATGGTTTGGGTTTGCACAGTAacagaattttgttttttgttccaCAATTAACATAGAGACATAGAATACTGTCTTTAATTGATAGTCGCCGAAATCTTGTTTGTCTTTTGTTCCATATTTTGAAATATTGATAGTTGTTGTTAACATAAGATCTTTTATCCATTAATTGTTAGAGCAAGtgaattaattttattttcttgtccaTTAAGGGTCTCTGCCAATCTAATTGTTGGGCTTGACGGTATTGGTAGTTTTGTAATTGAACAAATCTTGAATGTCTCTTCAATTGTTCATATGAATGCTGAAACAATTAGATttcagattttttgttttttttttacaggaaATGATGAGATTTGGGTATAAGTTTGTTCTAAAATTAAAGACGCTGAT
This genomic stretch from Castanea sativa cultivar Marrone di Chiusa Pesio chromosome 1, ASM4071231v1 harbors:
- the LOC142621000 gene encoding uncharacterized protein LOC142621000; this translates as MAGIRLAPEDPELSSQQSRGAVVSDLISDDERSVAADSWSIKSEYGSTLDDDQRQTDAADALSAANFPPAPSSDYSSDKEEVEAEEAAQSMLGLQSYWDSAYADELTNFREHGHAGEVWFGADVMELVASWTKGLCIDISHGQLPNHVDDTKSQLVDQGDKYLSTWSVLDIGTGNGLLLQELAKQGFSHLTGTDYSEGAVQLARSLADRDGFANINFLVDDILETKLERQFQLVTDKGTLDAIGLHPDGPVKRMMYWDSVSRLVASGGILVITSCNSTKDELVQEVESFNERRVGMSQEHEKDEEAGRDPPFRYLSHIRSYPTFMFGGSVGSRVATVAFVRS